A genomic segment from Leptolyngbyaceae cyanobacterium encodes:
- a CDS encoding PHP domain-containing protein encodes MLELHCHTTYSDGTLTPTELVSAAVKAGVRALAITDHDTLSGWGEAFAAAEEQNLEIVPGVELSTVHHDCSLHILGFYPDAEKLREPLLDRTEGRFRRARQMAEKLAELGYPIELPYLGEGMAPGRPHIATALVRAGYVQSSAEAFERWLGDGGPAYVNYEKFSIQDGISLLRSCGAVPVWAHPYLFRGGEVEQVLKELVDAGLMGVEVYHPNHSAGQTAHLKKLCKEYGLLMSGGSDYHGPNSGVRGKESIKLNMLNVPWELLDPIKKAAASLTTTV; translated from the coding sequence CTGTCATACTACCTACTCTGATGGCACTCTTACCCCAACTGAACTAGTTTCCGCCGCAGTTAAGGCAGGGGTACGCGCTTTAGCAATTACCGATCACGATACTCTTTCTGGTTGGGGAGAAGCATTTGCGGCGGCGGAGGAACAAAATTTGGAAATTGTACCGGGTGTGGAGTTAAGCACGGTTCATCATGATTGTTCTTTGCACATTCTCGGCTTTTATCCGGATGCAGAAAAGTTGCGAGAACCTTTGCTCGATCGCACGGAAGGACGTTTTCGCCGCGCTAGGCAAATGGCGGAAAAATTAGCCGAATTGGGATATCCGATCGAATTACCCTACTTAGGGGAAGGAATGGCTCCCGGACGACCGCATATTGCTACGGCATTGGTTAGAGCGGGTTACGTGCAATCATCGGCAGAAGCTTTTGAACGCTGGTTAGGTGATGGTGGCCCAGCTTACGTAAATTACGAAAAGTTTTCCATTCAAGATGGAATTAGTTTATTACGTAGTTGCGGTGCGGTACCAGTTTGGGCGCATCCTTATTTATTTCGAGGTGGTGAAGTAGAACAAGTATTGAAAGAGTTGGTAGATGCTGGTTTGATGGGAGTAGAAGTTTATCACCCAAATCATTCTGCCGGACAAACAGCACATCTGAAAAAGTTGTGCAAAGAATATGGGTTGCTGATGAGTGGTGGCAGCGATTATCACGGGCCGAATTCTGGGGTGAGAGGGAAAGAAAGCATTAAATTAAATATGCTGAACGTGCCTTGGGAATTGCTCGATCCGATTAAAAAAGCGGCTGCCAGTTTAACTACAACTGTGTAA
- a CDS encoding threo-3-hydroxy-L-aspartate ammonia-lyase, producing MNSHQSNAPNEKNLSVTYQDIQAAATRLANIAHRTPILTSTTVNELTGSQVFFKCENFQRTGSFKLRGAYNALIQLSEKEKQQGVLAYSSGNHAQAIALAGKLLSIPTVIVMPENAPDVKIAATRGYGAEVVLYDPNQANREEFAQNIARDRNLTLIPPYNHPHVVAGQGTAALELISEVGELDLLLVCCGGGGLLSGSAIATKTLSPNCRIIGVEPEKADDATRSFHTKTLHKVHNPDTIADGVRTPCLGEITFPLILHYVDDMVTVSEEAIIRTMFFIWERLKIVVEPTGALAAAALLEGKVTAPNSKVGIIISGGNVSFKQISQLDISKN from the coding sequence ATGAACTCCCATCAATCGAACGCACCTAACGAAAAAAACTTATCTGTCACCTACCAAGACATCCAAGCTGCCGCCACCAGATTAGCAAATATTGCTCATCGCACCCCCATTCTTACTTCAACCACAGTTAACGAATTAACAGGTAGCCAGGTATTTTTTAAATGCGAAAATTTCCAACGCACAGGTTCATTTAAATTACGCGGCGCTTATAATGCGTTAATACAGCTATCAGAAAAAGAAAAACAACAAGGAGTTTTAGCTTATTCTTCCGGCAATCACGCACAAGCGATCGCGTTAGCTGGCAAACTACTTAGTATCCCCACAGTTATCGTCATGCCAGAAAACGCACCCGACGTGAAAATTGCCGCCACTCGCGGATATGGCGCTGAGGTTGTATTGTACGATCCCAACCAAGCCAACAGAGAAGAATTCGCTCAAAATATCGCACGCGATCGCAATTTAACCCTAATTCCCCCCTACAACCATCCTCACGTCGTTGCAGGACAAGGTACGGCAGCGCTAGAACTAATTTCCGAAGTAGGAGAATTGGATTTACTCTTAGTTTGCTGTGGCGGTGGCGGTTTGCTTTCCGGTTCAGCCATTGCCACTAAAACCTTATCACCCAACTGTCGAATAATAGGCGTAGAACCGGAAAAAGCCGATGATGCAACTCGCTCTTTTCATACTAAAACTCTGCACAAAGTTCATAATCCCGATACCATTGCCGATGGCGTTCGTACCCCTTGCTTAGGAGAAATTACCTTTCCCTTAATACTGCATTATGTTGATGACATGGTAACCGTTTCTGAAGAAGCAATTATTCGCACCATGTTTTTTATTTGGGAACGATTGAAAATCGTTGTCGAACCGACAGGCGCGTTAGCAGCAGCAGCTTTGTTAGAAGGTAAAGTTACCGCACCAAATAGCAAAGTAGGCATAATTATTAGTGGCGGTAACGTATCCTTCAAACAAATTAGTCAACTAGATATTTCCAAAAATTAA
- a CDS encoding DUF928 domain-containing protein, whose product MKRPNFLFLLMIITSIFVSYANSQIVTASAPNLIGVRFTATKERGEQRLRGSTAGGYRCLQPVSRSPEAIVPLNSVVTTINSNPPLYIYLPKQDKARSAEFRIEDSDGENVLYESSLLTSGKEGIIKLNFPNTVVLESGKNYRWSFIVVCDEEGVSSNPFVNGIIRRVEPTDRLNSQLQQEIDPLKQAKLYAAASIWQEALDIMIEQRQMYPKEWQEFLRSVKLEKYNTTPFLDCCNAEDG is encoded by the coding sequence ATGAAAAGACCGAATTTCTTATTTCTGTTGATGATAATTACTAGCATATTTGTCAGTTATGCGAACAGCCAAATAGTCACGGCTTCTGCCCCAAATTTAATTGGCGTGCGTTTTACAGCCACCAAAGAAAGGGGAGAACAACGCTTGCGGGGAAGTACGGCAGGCGGATATCGTTGCTTGCAACCAGTTTCGCGATCGCCAGAAGCAATCGTTCCCCTAAACAGCGTGGTAACTACCATTAATTCTAACCCTCCTTTGTATATTTATCTTCCCAAACAAGATAAAGCACGATCGGCAGAATTTAGAATAGAAGACTCAGATGGAGAAAATGTTTTGTATGAAAGTAGCTTGCTAACTTCTGGTAAAGAAGGAATCATTAAACTAAATTTTCCCAATACAGTTGTTTTAGAAAGTGGGAAAAATTATCGGTGGAGTTTTATTGTTGTCTGTGACGAAGAAGGGGTTTCTTCTAATCCTTTTGTTAATGGTATAATTCGGAGAGTTGAGCCAACCGATCGATTAAACAGTCAGCTACAACAAGAAATCGATCCTCTTAAACAAGCAAAATTATATGCGGCTGCATCGATTTGGCAAGAAGCCTTAGATATCATGATCGAACAACGCCAAATGTATCCAAAAGAATGGCAAGAATTTTTGCGATCGGTTAAATTAGAAAAATATAATACCACTCCTTTTCTAGACTGTTGTAATGCAGAAGATGGGTAA
- a CDS encoding AAA family ATPase, with protein MNSAQILSPSWSFPFCPKPPNWYLNWSAVQAEFDWLQALENCPQDPRYHAEGDVLTHTRLVCEALISLPAWRELPPTERSILFAAALLHDVAKPSATNREIDGSITSKGHVRQGAKMARQILYLMNVPFRQREAIIALILYGSLPLWFWDKSNPQRAVIKASQLIRCDLLGLLAEADVRGRHCDDRSQLLEKIQFFREFCQENHCFEYPRQFASHHSRFVYFQKEDGNPDYAAFDDTKFEVILMSGLPGSGKDYWVRENLPDWRAIALDEVRKQMNISPKDEQGEVINQAKSVAKEYMRAGKSFVWNGTNLSRQIRSGLINLFSAYRARIRIVYLEVPYEELLKRNREREAMVPESIIEKMCDRLEVPDLTEAHLVNWVVDGMMIN; from the coding sequence ATGAATTCTGCCCAAATTTTATCTCCATCCTGGTCATTTCCTTTCTGTCCGAAACCGCCGAATTGGTATCTCAATTGGTCGGCAGTTCAAGCAGAATTTGATTGGTTGCAAGCGCTAGAAAATTGTCCCCAAGACCCCCGCTATCACGCGGAAGGCGATGTTCTTACCCACACCCGCTTAGTTTGCGAAGCGCTCATTTCATTACCTGCTTGGCGAGAATTGCCACCTACCGAACGCTCGATTTTGTTTGCGGCTGCTTTATTGCATGATGTGGCAAAACCCAGCGCCACTAATCGAGAAATTGATGGCAGTATCACTTCTAAAGGTCACGTTCGTCAAGGTGCAAAAATGGCCAGACAAATTCTTTATTTGATGAACGTGCCATTTCGCCAAAGAGAAGCAATTATTGCTTTAATACTTTATGGTAGTTTGCCTCTATGGTTTTGGGATAAATCCAATCCCCAACGTGCTGTAATTAAAGCCAGTCAACTAATTCGCTGCGATTTATTAGGATTGTTAGCCGAAGCAGACGTGAGGGGTCGCCATTGTGATGACCGATCGCAATTACTAGAAAAAATTCAATTCTTTCGAGAATTTTGTCAGGAAAATCATTGTTTTGAATATCCCAGACAGTTTGCTTCCCATCACAGTCGGTTTGTTTATTTTCAAAAGGAAGATGGCAACCCAGATTATGCAGCTTTTGATGATACCAAATTTGAAGTGATTTTGATGTCTGGATTACCTGGTTCTGGTAAAGATTACTGGGTAAGAGAAAATCTTCCCGATTGGAGAGCGATCGCTTTGGATGAAGTGCGAAAACAGATGAATATATCTCCTAAAGACGAACAAGGTGAGGTAATAAATCAGGCTAAATCAGTTGCTAAAGAATATATGAGAGCGGGCAAATCATTCGTATGGAATGGCACTAATCTTTCCCGACAAATCCGTTCTGGATTAATTAATTTATTTTCTGCTTATCGCGCCAGAATTAGGATCGTTTATTTAGAAGTTCCTTATGAAGAATTGCTAAAACGCAATCGGGAACGGGAAGCAATGGTGCCAGAATCGATAATTGAAAAAATGTGCGATCGCCTAGAGGTTCCCGATCTTACGGAAGCTCATTTAGTAAATTGGGTAGTCGATGGAATGATGATTAATTAA
- a CDS encoding RNA ligase family protein, with the protein MEHQIRKYPRTHHIQGSRLQPGDEDLDSVPFNAIANRYVIVEEKVDGANAAISFSDDGQIRLQSRGHYLTGGEREKHFNLFKQWAYSHAAAFWEILGNRYILYGEWLYAKHTIFYDYLPHYFLEYDVMDTEKNEFLSTKSRNQLLSGLPLVSVPVLFAGILQSYKQLTGLLANSNYIRAGHLERFRLSCEEKGLDVERSIAQTDPTTLMEGLYIKVEEESIVTARYKYVRASFLTTVLQSDGHWLNRPIIPNQLSPEVDLFAL; encoded by the coding sequence ATGGAACATCAAATTCGGAAATATCCCCGCACTCATCACATTCAAGGTTCCAGACTGCAACCGGGAGATGAAGATTTAGATAGCGTACCTTTTAATGCGATCGCAAATCGTTATGTAATAGTAGAAGAAAAAGTTGATGGTGCAAATGCTGCCATTAGTTTTAGCGATGACGGTCAAATCAGGCTGCAAAGTCGAGGTCATTATCTGACAGGCGGGGAAAGGGAAAAACATTTTAATTTGTTTAAACAATGGGCATATAGTCATGCAGCAGCATTTTGGGAAATATTAGGTAATCGTTACATATTGTACGGCGAATGGCTTTATGCCAAACATACAATTTTTTACGATTATTTACCCCATTATTTTTTAGAATATGATGTAATGGATACAGAAAAAAACGAATTTCTCAGTACCAAAAGCCGAAATCAATTACTTTCAGGGTTGCCGCTAGTTTCCGTACCAGTTTTATTCGCCGGAATACTGCAATCTTACAAACAGCTAACCGGATTATTGGCCAACTCCAATTATATCCGAGCGGGACATCTAGAGCGATTTCGGTTATCGTGTGAAGAAAAAGGATTAGATGTAGAAAGATCGATCGCGCAAACCGATCCCACTACTCTCATGGAGGGATTATACATCAAAGTAGAAGAAGAATCGATAGTTACGGCTCGTTATAAATACGTGCGTGCTAGCTTTTTAACCACAGTATTACAATCGGACGGTCATTGGCTTAACCGTCCCATTATCCCAAATCAATTAAGTCCGGAAGTCGATTTATTTGCATTATGA
- a CDS encoding DUF6272 family protein — protein MTQIFGDFIDNISSDRDSLELIFTHSSHSLKLGWRNNRLSAHFVANYFLTFLPVDDKDPNGEDKVRESRDAVSYVGNELLENAMKHNDIESNYQVKFGIHLLEESELKVVIFASNALKSEEISKFQDFIKELITSDPDELFVRQVEKSAEEEYSESSGLGLITSINDYSAKLGWKFEPLPSQPDFTIVTAMAQLKVL, from the coding sequence ATGACTCAGATATTCGGAGATTTCATCGATAATATATCTTCCGATCGCGATTCTTTAGAACTTATATTTACTCATAGCTCTCATTCCCTTAAATTAGGCTGGCGTAACAATCGCTTATCAGCACATTTCGTGGCTAATTATTTTTTAACTTTCTTGCCAGTCGATGATAAAGACCCGAATGGCGAAGATAAGGTAAGAGAAAGTAGAGATGCTGTGAGCTATGTAGGCAATGAATTATTAGAAAATGCCATGAAACATAACGATATAGAAAGTAATTATCAAGTCAAATTTGGCATTCACTTATTAGAAGAATCGGAATTGAAAGTAGTGATTTTTGCTAGTAATGCTTTGAAATCTGAGGAAATAAGCAAGTTTCAAGATTTTATTAAAGAATTAATTACATCAGATCCCGATGAGCTATTCGTGCGTCAGGTGGAAAAGAGTGCAGAGGAAGAATATAGCGAATCTTCAGGATTAGGGCTGATTACGAGTATCAATGATTATTCAGCTAAATTGGGCTGGAAATTTGAACCTTTACCAAGTCAGCCAGATTTCACTATTGTGACGGCAATGGCTCAACTTAAAGTATTATAA
- a CDS encoding peptidylprolyl isomerase — protein MMQAKLGDTVLVHYTGRLLDGTVFDSSMSRDPLEFSIGEGEVIPGFEQAVIGMSPGETKTEEIPCDRAYGPHRPEMVMLVDRQQIPDDLEIEEGLQLQLQHPSGQVINVTVTEMDDSKVVLDANHPLAGQDLTFDIHLVALNS, from the coding sequence ATGATGCAGGCTAAATTAGGTGACACCGTGCTAGTTCACTACACTGGTAGGTTGCTTGACGGTACTGTTTTCGATTCTTCCATGTCTCGCGATCCCTTAGAATTTTCCATTGGCGAAGGCGAGGTAATACCTGGTTTTGAACAAGCAGTGATCGGAATGAGTCCCGGCGAAACAAAAACCGAAGAAATACCATGCGATCGAGCCTACGGGCCTCACCGTCCAGAAATGGTAATGCTAGTAGACCGCCAACAAATTCCCGACGATTTAGAAATTGAAGAAGGTCTGCAACTCCAACTACAGCATCCTTCCGGACAAGTGATTAATGTCACGGTCACGGAAATGGATGATTCAAAAGTAGTTCTCGATGCCAATCATCCTTTAGCAGGTCAAGACCTCACGTTTGACATTCACTTAGTGGCACTTAATTCCTAA
- a CDS encoding RNA-binding protein — MTVYVGNLSYEVTEAELNDVFAEYGSVKKVQIPIDRTTGRVRGFAFVEMDTEDEEATAIENLDGAEWMTRTLKVNKARPREERRPSNGNGNWGNNRNSSRRF, encoded by the coding sequence GGTTACGGAAGCCGAGTTGAACGATGTTTTTGCAGAATATGGTTCTGTAAAAAAAGTTCAGATTCCGATCGATCGTACAACCGGAAGAGTACGCGGTTTTGCCTTTGTCGAAATGGACACCGAAGATGAAGAAGCCACCGCGATCGAAAACCTCGATGGCGCTGAATGGATGACTCGTACTCTTAAGGTTAACAAAGCAAGACCCCGTGAAGAAAGAAGACCTTCTAATGGTAATGGAAACTGGGGAAATAACCGCAACTCGTCGCGACGTTTCTAG